CTAGCTGAACTAAGGAGCCTTTCTTTTTATCAAAAGAGAGCTTAAATTGTATAGCATTTAAAATAAGGTATGCCTATTCACTTCCTCATTCAACTGCCTCTAATGTAATTAATCTCCATCATCTGGATAAATCTTTCCCCTTCCAGAAGAGGAAAGCACATTTTTTCTCTAGTAAAAGAATACAATCCTTCCTCAAATTAACAATTCAACTGCTTCCTTGGTTGAATCCCCAGTTGCTGTTTTAGATCTTCACAAGTCTCACAGTTGATTAAATAAATTCCCATTGACTCCACATCAGCAAAGTATATAAAAGCAGTATGAGGCCTTGGGACAGCACTGTCTGGGAAGTTGGTGTCCTCAGCATGAAGAGACTATGATTGTTTTTGTGAAGTTAGAGGGGATGGTAGGTAATGTGTAGTGGCAGAAGTTATATGAGGATATATATGTGGTTTAGGTGTAGCTGTttgtgaaaagagaaaaagagagcggggggggggggtgatgtgacGTGGGCACGTCGAggtttcattttacttttacagcaggtggcagcacgCTGCTCGCTATTGGAGGTGACACTAAACAAGAAAGGAAGAAGACTGGACATCTGCTGCACCTTTGAAAGTGCGCTACTGTTAGTTAACCTAACTACAATAGCTTAGGTAGCTAAACTTCTTAACTAGCTATCGATCGTTTTGACAAGAACCGCTAGGTATTGTAGATGGTTCGCTTGTTGCTTATATCGGTACTTATTTTATAACGTTATCGAGATTTGTTATAGGTTagtagctggctagctaactaggATAGGTGCTAGTCAACAAATTTAGTTATTAGCTAGTGAGCCatctagatatatagatagcTAATGCTACGTTAAGGATAAACCTCTTAGACTTACGGGACTGCTAATATGGATATATCGTCTGACGAAGCAGACGACTGGTTTATGGAGTCATTACACATGTAagttagcctagctagctagctaactagctatgtAACGTTATCTAAGCTTTATTTTTAACCGATTTATGTTGCCAGACAAGCTGTAGGTTAGACTATTGGGCGccattagttagctagctaggttaaatAAATTATGATGAATTATTAGCTATTAgtaaagttagctagctaatgttagctaatatAGGTTATAATATTTCAGTgtgttaaattaaatgtaaataacaacGCTAACTAACTAGATAATATATTCCAAGTAGGTGATTGCTCATATCACCGGTAGCTAGCTGGTTAACCTAGccaggttagctaacgctagataAGATGTTAAATTGGCATACATTTTCTGCACATGTTCAAAGCGCAAATGTTAGTTGATGGTTTACTTTCTTCAGACTGTAGCTGGGATATGCTCAATGTGTGGAATCTGCTGTTTCTTGCAGTTGCAACGTTTAAGGCTCAGTGAATTCTGTACTGGTGTGTAAACACAAATATGCGTCCTAGTTTCGTTAAACGTTCTCTCTTTGTTGGtgagtttaatttgtttattcgTTAGGTGCTGTGGCAGCTGTCATCAATGTTTCCTATGTCTTTCTTGCAGCTACAGAGATCTGCACGTATTTCAGCTTGAGCATCCGACAAAAGTAATCGAGTGGACGGGTGAAAAAAGTAACTTTAAAGTACTCGCTATATAACTTGTAATGTGTCTAGCCTAGAGTCACGAAGTCCAACACTCATTTTAACGCCGACTGGAAAAACAACATAATTTCTGATGTAAATTGTGTGTAAGGTCCAAATTGGGTATGCTTAATCTTTGAAAAATGACCGCAGTAAATGCTCGATATACGTCATTCACTCAATAAtggcctgatttttttttttaagtattcaCGCTAAAAACCGTTAATACTATTTCTACATTAACACGTGGGAAAACAAATGTCAGACGTCCTATATTTTCTGTTGGTTAACTACGGGAGATGGGGCTCGTTGTTAAACCGTATGACCCACTCCTAATCTATTTtcacaaatatgtaaatgaaatgcaCATGAAATGCATtgctgcttgtgtgtattttaccCCAGGCCTGAAATGGGGGCTCTGGGTCATGTGGCTTAATAGTGAGTCCCATGTTCTCTATTCTGCGAACAGAAAATAAGTGGTATACATCTTTACCACCAACATGTTTGCAGCGCACTGACCTGAAAGGAATAGCCTAGTTTGTGTGGTGCGTTACATTAGCGCACAGAGGCGCTTATCGGCTAGCATTAACTCGTAGGTAAATATTACTTACTGTCTTTTAATGTTATCAGTTTCGAAAGCCATAGTATGGGAATAATTTCACAACAAAAATAGttgaattttatttaaagtttttttgcgcgtgcttttatttttaataaccaggccattcttGAGTGAATGTCTGGCGAATAAAGAACCCTGAGCCAACGATACTGTGTCGAAAAACGTATAGCACGTTGCTTTTATTCTAGATTTTCATACATGTACAATGTAGTAATTGTATTTACTAAATATTACACCAGGTTTAACCAGTGAATAactattaaaattaaattgtttCATAAAGGAAACTATACTAACACTGTCTTTTGCAGGTATATGTGTAGCAGATTACTCTTCTGCAAGGAATGAAATTTTGGAGCTCCTATTGCCTTTGAAGCTATATGCTGGAGGTAACAAGGTGAATCAAAAAATTGGACAAATATCCTTCATGCAGTTTCCTAcacatgtgtgcattcatgcatgtgtatacatgcacacatcccaCCTCATTATCCTTACCAAAGCAATAAGCTTAACACTGTTTTTCTAACTAATGTTTTTTCTCTTATAATTTTGAAAAGGGCCTCTGTCCAGAGCGAGACTTTAAATTGCAGCATGGAGGATTTTGTGATGAACCTGTTGAATGCCTGAGACATATCTTTGGGAAAAGGTGCTGGATAAACTAGCCTATGTAAAAGGAAGTCTTGCTAATTCATTGAATGCCTTTGCATTCCCTTCATatggattttgtttttcatactgcattttcttttcacattcCTTCACCCCATTGTTATAGACCTATTTTAATATCATAAATTGGAAAGCACTTTTAAACCTGATAAAATGTTATCTCCAAGTCATAAATGTGAACCAGGTGGCACATAGAAGAAAGTAAGTAGTGCTTAGAGCTCTGTCTAAAACTCTCCATCCCCCAAGTACCATTCCATCCCaaagtaataatgaaaataaactgaGATCATGTGGTTATTTTGAGGTATAAAATGGTTGTAACATTGAGGAATGGAATAAGTATTACAAGAAATAATGATTCTAAAAAATGTGGTTACTAAAAGGAGGGAATTTAATCTTTCACTCTTAGAAAATGAAGTTTTCCAATCTAATGGTTATGTGACCCTGatggttttttttgccatgaCAGATGTGTGGTTACTAGTGGGCAGTACAGTTCCAAACTCCAGGTTTGGGACATCGGAGAAGGCGATAGTGGTAACTATTCAACATTTCTTTTACACTTTATTAAccattattttaacattttaatcatttttagcTTTGTGAAATACTTCGTGTTGTCATCTTTTCTTGAATAATTGTTCATGCCTCTTGATTACTATGTAATCTAAATTGTTTAATTCAAGTATGTTAAAGCTGTAGTTCATAGTTAAAGGGGAAGatcaagtttgttttttttcacaaaagtGCCTATCTAAACACTTAAAGGATGATTTCTAATTATGCCAGTTTTTGTCAATATGTATAGTTTATAGATATTAATTTGATTTACAAAACTTTATAATCAGATGAATTTAAGTCTCGAAGTACCTTAATTGAGTAGCTGACATCAATTCCCTCCcttgaaacatattttttttaatacctaaaacattttttataaagtACCTACTTCTCTTAAGGGTGGTCAGCAAGTTCCTGCCATGATTCAGATAGAGGTTCCCACTGTGTAGTTTTGTAGATGGCATAAACGGAtccagtttttatttgtgtctttaaaaagaaatttgtagctttattttaattaattttaacaaattatttgaGAATCTGATATAAAAACTCTCTGAGGTGCCTAGACATTATCCTATATGTGTTTAGACCAATGTGAAGGTCAACATCCCCttgaaacattttcaatttttGCAACCCAGATATTATCAAGAGGACTGGAGTTATAAACCCTAAATGCCCGTCAGACAAAGGCAGAAAAATAGCTTCTGGAGTGACAGATGGTGCTTCTGTTCTACATGGTTCTAGGATCAATGATGTTCAACAGACTGAGTTAGTCTCAGGGAGAGTTCTTTATGCAGTAGGTAATGACAatgtgtctgtttctttttgttctttctgttaTTGCCCTTATGAATTGATACTATTTTGATGTCTGTAGGAACAGATTCATTGGATGCTGTGAGTGGTCTGCAGTTTGTGAATTCCAGCACATTTGTTGTTTGTGCAAACAATGGCACCTTGTACGTGGGAGACACAAGAGATCCAAGGATGAAGCATTATGTTCTCCATGGGAGTATGAGTGGATCACACTGGGTTTTTGCACTGAGAAAAGATCAGCCCCATTCAGACCCTGCTGCTTGCACTGTAGCAAGGCTCTCCTCTTTTGGTCAGGTTTTAGTGTCTGATCTACGAAACCTGTGCAGTCCAGTCAGACAAGCCCAGCTTAACCTGCAGCAGAATATGGCCACCTGTGACTTTCTGAATGTGACATGGGCCCCTGTGCTGGACAGCTGTCTAGCTGTCTCAGGTAGGCTTTTTTTCTGGTGTTACTTAATTACTTCTGTTGAGGCACTTGGTTGCACCAAAATGTGTCATTGAAATCACagtattgttttccttttaagGATTTGATGGAAAAGTACATATATTTGACACAACTAGCTGGAGCACTGTCTCTCAGACACCGCAGCCTGTTTTTGTACATCGGGGTCATGACCTGTCACATGAGGCAAAGACTGATGGTACCCTGCTGGTTGTTACTACTCATGTGTGGCATCCATGGCGACCAAGAACTCTTCTATCAGCTGCTTCAGATGGCTCAATACATGTTTGGGATTGGGTAGACAaaaattttgaacatttttgatctttttattatttaaaaccacaAATATGTTGTTTGACTTTCACATTATTATTGAGACATGTTTAATAAGTCTGCCTAAATGCCATTTCAGTAGCCCAGTAAAATTTTATAGAAATAAATGGACATTGAAatctgattgattgattgtacCATATTAGTAAAACAATGTAGAGGCCATAGAGGCATTTTTACTAGCAGGGTATAAAACAATTTGTTCAGTGTATTTCCAACTGTTATGCATCTTTATAATTAGAGATAAGAAGGAAGAGCAAGGTTTGCGAAGGAAATCTTTCCACTGTCTTAAACTATAAATGACTGTTCCTAATCAGTTCTTGTAGACAATTATGCATATGCTGGAAAAGAATATGTAGGCAACCTGCCTGTACTGTATTCATAGAACAGCAAAATACATAGGAACCTGAACTCTGACAGTTActgaatgtgtaaataaaatatttgtgtgactATATATTGTTATAGAGATTAAGGTTTCTATAATTTGCTTATTTCATTGTCAGTTTATTTTcctcagaaaacaaaaattccACAAAGACTATCTTTTCTGCATAATGATCATCCCCCCATTCCATGAGATATGCAAATGTATCTTTGTCCTCACTTTGAGTCATGTCAGATTATCCACTAGGACTTTTTTTGGATAATCAGTGGGTTGTCCCGTGCACCAGCATTTGAGGGAGACACATTCAGACGAATTCCAAGATCCCTTCTCTTGGATGGGAATGTAGCAGATGTTTAGCAGTGCTTGTGGTTGCTAATGATTGTGAAAAGCTCAACACTACCCTGGCAATCTGAGCTCAGTTTCCACCAGTGTTGTTGAAAAGTTGCATGTGTCAAAAGCTAGTTTATTGCTACTACTACAAGCCTCTTTTCCCTAACTTTCTGTGCCTCGGGCATTGCAATACAGCTGCCGCTCACCATTGTTATCCATGATCTCTGCAATCTGACATGCACTAGACACTTCCTTTAATTCTTCTACCCTTTTCCATGTCTCTCCACTGTCATCTGTAGAATGCTAAAGAATAGGATTTGAgtttcaacaacaacaatgtgcTAAAACATGGGAAAAGCATGGGCAGGAATAATAAGGGTTCCATTGTTTCTCTGAATGCCATGCCCTGATCCGACAGCAAATATTGCCCAGGTTCTAGTTACATTGTCAGGTCTGTGGGGTCAGTCCAACTCTCCCTGTTGTCTTCACTGGTAATGTAATGCAAACAAGCGTGGTTCTCAGAGCTCTTCATCTGGACTTTCTCAGATTTGTGATTGAACACAGATAaagaacaattttttttaaattatttttgtcatagGCGGGACATGGGTTCATGGAGCGacgagttttttttttttaatgtaatgagtTCCTTTTCCTCTGAccactgaaaaataattaattgcattttatatattaaacatacattttaaagtattgCTTAACAAAAATTAATATTCATTGAAACAGTGTGAAACAAATGTACCTGAATCTGTGCATCACCTCACTACTACGAAGTGTTCTCTTCCTCATAACCAAGGACTCTGAATCCACATCATTTGTGATGTCTGCTTCTCAGCAAAGACTAGGAAAGTTTTAGAATCTTTGATGTAGATTAGAGCTGGGATTCTGTATACTTTATCATTTGAGAATAATATTTCTCTCCCATTGCTGGATTTTGTCCTAGAGATGGGAGAAGGCAAACAAACCATAAACATCTAGTGAGATTAAGTTGTATCTCTCACATCTACATTTGTTATGGAACTCTATACAGCAGTAGGCAACATACATTTCTTGCAGGATTCTTATACctagaaatatacatttaaattttaggcctatttcatttatatgaatCCTTTAGGAGGCTGGACTGAGATCAACAGGTTATGAACTGCTATTCTGTATACTGTCCTTATTCAAATGCTTTTTCTTAATCAGTAATTACTGTGTAGCGAAGATAGACTACAAATTATTCTGATGAAACTTCTGGTCAGAGtgggctttctctcaccctTGACCCACAAACAGGAACCAGGACCCCCCCTGGTGCAATGATCCTGAACAAAAAAGCCATAAAATAGCCTAGCTGATGCCTTATTATGCTGGCCTGGCTTTctgagcaccccccccccccccctcttcttAAGTGTCATAAATCTACAGATTGGAATGCAGGAACCACTTACtagcctggttatacttcaaggaacAGTAACCATCAAACCAGGACAAACAAATTCTCATCCCAAcatctcaacatttctcatgtttacacatgtacacatttcTTGTCCCACAGCTTCACAATTAATAACTGTCTATTCTGtcctactatgatgtcaaattgCTAGTAATGTGTGGCTATCTTAATGTAATCTTCAAACTGTGATGTTTGCTTCTGTCATTTGATAATTGTCCATGATTTCCTTATTTTCTTCattactttttctttattaagtTGCATTATTTCTCATAATCACTTCACTTGTATGATGCTTACCTCGTGTTTAGTGTAAACAATTGTTAACCACTCCCTActgtgtttactagaaatcttatatgaaccaattagacaaaacATATTAAAGTCTGTAGATTGCAACTTCAATAAAATAGGTAAGGAATACGATTGACTCTCCAATTGCCTCACCCATCCTAAGCTTTGATACTTTGTAAACTTCATTCTTGGTTTATAGAGGTATAAAATTGTCTAAGAAATATGgggttattttattttgtttcatggCGAACTTTACTAGAATGTCTTATAAGAGTTCTTTCTCCCAATcgtaaaaacaaagacattgcATGCCCTAGAAACCAAGGCATACCCTTTTAAAACTAAGTCAATAGCGTCTCGCCAAGTGCTTAGAACAAACTTGAATTCCATGTTaccttattttattatttagattttctttgttttgttggtcCTGCTTAATTTCTTAGAGTTTGGTTCGTGTTCTTCGGAATTCATCACATCTAATATCACACAAATTCGCCTTGCTTTGTTGATTGTAAATGACGTTTCCTCGTGTGGCTGGCGATAAATAATTCCAGAATTGTCATCAAAAGCAAGAACAGGAAACATGACCGTTGATACCCCAAACTCCTGCTTCTGAAAGACCTACACGAAAAAGCCTAGGACTCTCTAACCGAGCTAGCTCCAAAAATCCAAACCCGCGAATCAAGAAGCCTAGTCGTCTCTTCGCCATCGGCCCACATCGCTCGTGCAGGGTCGAGCCAGCAATGCACGGAAACGGACCCTCTTTCAGCGCTGTCCAGATATAGTTTCTTTCTCTTATTAGCCTAGTTAGCAACTTAGGTCCACCACGAatcatttgtgttcattttgttttggttacatTGTTACGTGTGTTTTACTATAGTGATTCTAGTGAACTCAGTACCTCTGGGCATTAGtagaatcttagtcaatgatttttaaaaggacaaaagTTACCATAAATACTTAATGGCTTCATTTGCATCCTGACACAACTCTACTTATTTTAAACAAACCCTGGAATTTtatcattataaaatatatcttCTGCACAGGGTGGAGAGTTGTTCCATCTGTGATCAATATGAATCTTGTGCATTCTTCCAATGCACAGGTcagataaatatttgtaaaattcCCCACAAAATCAAATTCCTCCCTCTTGTGCATCTTGACTGTAAGATTTATAAAAATGATATAGATTTATTTCTTGAATACTTGGAAATATAGAAGTATGAATCTTCTTACCTTCTAAAATGTTGAGGATACTGGTGAAAAAGGTTTTTGAGCTTACATTTATTACTTCTGTGGCAACATCTGTACAGCCAGTATCAACCTATTGAGGACTGAACATATATTTATACTGAGTAAAGCACTTCCCTTTATTTCTTGTTTGGGGGTAGTCAAACCGAGTGTGGAAAGAACACTAGCAGACTGAAAGTACAGCCTGAgttttcaaacaaataaacctgtGACAGTTGATGCACATTTTGAACAATAAACACTGttaaatatttgataatatTGTTTAAACTGTTAATATATACATTGCCCTTTCACAACTGGACTGAGTCACATATTTGTTCCCACTATAAGTGATTCTATGAGATTTTGTGATGTAGAATTTTATGGCAGGGTTTTATTAggtgtggtgtggaaatatttatcaTGAAGTTATCATGAATTGTGCAGATTAAGTGATTTATGTGTGATGATCACATTAAATGTCAGTGGAACCCTTTGTGCTGGAAACTCAGAACTcagattttccactcattgtGTTTAATTCTATGGTTCTTAAATTTTATCAATAAACCTGTAGTTTGCCCTGGcactggtggtggtgttttttaaaaaggcctaaGGTGGTACCTGTTACATTAGCATAACCTCTTAATCACCATTGTCTTATATTTTAGATCAAAATGTATGAGTTTTTCTTGATATCCACCCTTTGTAAATGTTACAAATTTTGTAAACtatatattgtttattctttttacaATATTATTCCATGTACCATTGTAACAAGATGTAATTCACTTATtcatgttattcacttcacctgcCAATGGGTTTAATGGTTTGATGGATCATTGTATATCAGCTGtgtcttttacatttaaacCCTTTGCCCCACTTCTACATTTAACTTACAGTGGCTTGGATGTTGCACTCTCTCTGTGGTTTATAACCTGGTTCTCCCTGCTACTCTTATTTGCTTATTCAGTCAAGCATAAAATGTTTCCCTAAAACACgtccttaaaataattttagaaagttACACTCACTGCAGAAGATCATCTCATGGTCt
This is a stretch of genomic DNA from Electrophorus electricus isolate fEleEle1 chromosome 6, fEleEle1.pri, whole genome shotgun sequence. It encodes these proteins:
- the wdr73 gene encoding WD repeat-containing protein 73 isoform X2; translation: MDISSDEADDWFMESLHIYRDLHVFQLEHPTKVIEWTGEKSICVADYSSARNEILELLLPLKLYAGGNKGLCPERDFKLQHGGFCDEPVECLRHIFGKRCVVTSGQYSSKLQVWDIGEGDSGTDSLDAVSGLQFVNSSTFVVCANNGTLYVGDTRDPRMKHYVLHGSMSGSHWVFALRKDQPHSDPAACTVARLSSFGQVLVSDLRNLCSPVRQAQLNLQQNMATCDFLNVTWAPVLDSCLAVSGFDGKVHIFDTTSWSTVSQTPQPVFVHRGHDLSHEAKTDGTLLVVTTHVWHPWRPRTLLSAASDGSIHVWDWVDKNFEHF
- the wdr73 gene encoding WD repeat-containing protein 73 isoform X1, producing MDISSDEADDWFMESLHIYRDLHVFQLEHPTKVIEWTGEKSICVADYSSARNEILELLLPLKLYAGGNKGLCPERDFKLQHGGFCDEPVECLRHIFGKRCVVTSGQYSSKLQVWDIGEGDSDIIKRTGVINPKCPSDKGRKIASGVTDGASVLHGSRINDVQQTELVSGRVLYAVGTDSLDAVSGLQFVNSSTFVVCANNGTLYVGDTRDPRMKHYVLHGSMSGSHWVFALRKDQPHSDPAACTVARLSSFGQVLVSDLRNLCSPVRQAQLNLQQNMATCDFLNVTWAPVLDSCLAVSGFDGKVHIFDTTSWSTVSQTPQPVFVHRGHDLSHEAKTDGTLLVVTTHVWHPWRPRTLLSAASDGSIHVWDWVDKNFEHF